The Nitrospiria bacterium region AACGTTTTTCAACCTTCAGGGAAGTAGGCGTCTTTCTAACCTTTTTTGGCCTTCTCATGCCCTTGATCGGAGCGAGTCTTGGGCTGTTCACAGGATGGCTGCTGGGTTTATCCGCGGGAGGAACCATGTTGATTGCCATTTTGGGAGCCAGTGCTTCCTATATTGCCGTCCCCGCTGCCATGCACTTGGCCCTTCCCAAGGCGAACACGGCTTATTCCATGACCCTTGCACTGGGCATCCCCTTTCCATTTAATGTCATTTTAGGAATCCCGCTTTACTTTTGGATTGCCCGGTTGATCACATAATCAAGGAAGGAGAAAACCATGGCTTTTTACCCGAGACTTCAAACCATAAAAAAACTAGAAATCGTAATTGAGACCATCAAGCTGGACCAGGTCATCCAAATCATTGAAGAGGCAGGGGCTTCTGGATATACGATTCTCCCTTCCGTCACCGGTCGCGGAACCCGTGGACAACGGTTGGGGGGAGGTCTTACCGATGTATTTAAAAACGCCATGGTCATCACACTGGTGGATGAGGCCATCGCCACCAAAATTCTTCAAAAAGTGGAACGGCTCATTCAAAACTTTGCCGGAATGGCCGTGGTCACCGATGCCCTCGCCCTCTGGCCAGATTACAGCCAAGAAACCCCTAAACCCCCTGGAACCTAAATAAAAAGAAAGGGGGGTGTCCGCAAACCCAGAAGCTCTGGAACTTCGGAGAAGAAGCCGGTTTCAGAAAGGCGTAATAACCTCAAGATCCCTTTCACGGAATTTGAGAAGAGGTTTCCACCACTCCAAACCCATCGCTTTTTAAGAGGCCGTAAGGATGTTGCCACTCCTTGGGCCTTAAAAATTGGATTTTATATTGAGTTAAAAGGGGGAAACCGGCATAAAATTTTTTCCGTTGACCTTTCCCCTTTTGTTTATAATAATTCCCCTGTTTTGAATTTAAATATCCCATATTCTACCCAAACGTTTTTAAATAAAAAAATCAGAAAGGTTATGACCCATGCCCATTGATCTTTCAAAAAAGAGAATCATCATGATTCACGGTCTTTCCTCAAAACCTCCAAAGGAAGATCTCCATTCCCTTTGGATGAAATGTATTACTGAAAATATTCGTGTGGATGATGTGAACCTTGCAGAAACTTTAGAGAACCATCCCGAAGTGTTCAATTCCGCCTACTGGGCCAATGAAACCCCTCACCATATCGAGGATGATGCCAATTACGTGAAAAAGCTTCAGATTAAAGTCAACAACGTCATTAAGGAGAGGAAAAAAATTAAAGATAAATTTCACGTTGGAACTGGGGAAAAAATCGGAGCTTTCTTTAAGAACCGGGGATTGGATTTAGTCAAACTCCTTGCGGGGGCCCTTACCGTAAAGGATGATGTGATGAAGGCCTTCTTGCGGGAAACAGAGCTTTACGATGAAGACCAATACATTGCGGATAAAATACGCTTTCCTCTCGAATCTGCCCTCAGGGAGGCCTGGAGTAAAGGATGCGAGGTGGCACTATTGGCCCATAGTATGGGAACTTTTATCACCTATGATGTGTTGTGGCGTTTTTCACACCGCAATGTCATAGGATTTAAGGAATTCAGAAAAAAACGGGTTAGACTTTTTGCGACCATGGGATCTCCCCTTGGAGAACCTGCTGTTCGAGATATCTTGTTTGCCCGGCATCATAAAAACAAGGGAAAGCGTCAATACCCCACCAATATCGATTTCTGGCAAAACTATTCCTGCTTAGGGGATGTGGTATCCCATAAAAATAATTTTTCCGAACCCTTTTTTGAACCGATGCGCCAATTAAAATTCTTTCCCAAAAACCACCCATACCGTTTGATTGACTACGACAATCTTCACAACCCTTTTCAAGTGGTCACACACGCTGAAAATAAACACCGGGAAAAAAGAAACCCACATAAATCCTATGGGTATCTGGTCCAGCCTCGCCTAGGAACCTGGGTTTCGGATTTTCTTCGAAATAAGCTGATGGATTAATAACGGGTTAAAGCCTAACTTGGATTTTTTGTCTCTGGGTCAAATTTGGATTGTTCCCCTTATTGAATTTCCAGGGAATTCACAAAATCATTGTAAAAAACCCATTTCCTTTTGACCAAGACCTGTTCAGTCGGTTTAAACTTTAAAATACTTTCCGGATTGAGTTCAACAATGATATTTGAAAATCTTTCCCCATGATCTGTCAAATAAAACACCTGATAACGGCT contains the following coding sequences:
- a CDS encoding P-II family nitrogen regulator, encoding MAFYPRLQTIKKLEIVIETIKLDQVIQIIEEAGASGYTILPSVTGRGTRGQRLGGGLTDVFKNAMVITLVDEAIATKILQKVERLIQNFAGMAVVTDALALWPDYSQETPKPPGT